The following coding sequences are from one Nicotiana tomentosiformis chromosome 3, ASM39032v3, whole genome shotgun sequence window:
- the LOC104117224 gene encoding L-ascorbate oxidase homolog, with amino-acid sequence MEKLRFVLVLLTLCLSTSLVKGGDPFLFFEWKVTYGTISTLGVPQQVILINGQFPGPIINGTSNNNIVVNVFNQLDEPFLFTWNGVQQRKNSWQEGTLGTNCPIPPGSNFTYQFQVKDQIGSFYYYPTTALHRAAGGYGGISVHSRALIPIPFDVNPADEFFVLVSDWYTKSHSQLRKLLDSGRSAGRPNGVIINGKSGKGDNKDEPMFTMTPGKTYRYRFCNVGMKDSINVRIQGHIMKLVEIEGSHTVQNMYDSLDVHLGQCMSVLVTADKDPKDYFLVASTRFTKEPHTATATIRYGNGKGAPASLELPKAPIGWAWSLNQFRSFRWNLTASAARPNPQGSYHYGQINITRTIKLVNTAGSVDGKLRYAINGVSHVNPETPIKLAEYYSVADKVFKYDIIKDDYEAPTAKTEEKITLAPNVVNGTYRNFVEIIFENHEKSVQSFHLAGYSFFAVAIEPGKWTAEKRKNYNLLDAVSRNTIQVYPNSWAAIMTTIDNAGLWNLRSNSLERQYLGQQLYFSVLSPKRDLKDEYNMPDNDILCGIIKDMPLPKPYSV; translated from the exons ATGGAAAAGTTGAGATTTGTTCTTGTGTTGCTGACATTGTGTCTTTCAACATCACTAGTAAAAGGAGGAGatccttttttgttttttgaatggAAAGTCACTTATGGCACTATCTCTACCCTTGGTGTACCCCAACAAGTTATTTTGATCAATGGCCAATTTCCCGGACCTATAATTAATGGCACCTCCAACAATAATATTGTTGTCAATGTCTTCAATCAGTTGGACGAGCCGTTCCTTTTTACATGGAACGGTGTCCAACAGAGGAAGAATTCGTGGCAAGAAGGTACCCTTGGCACCAATTGTCCCATTCCTCCCGGGAGCAATTTTACGTATCAATTCCAGGTCAAGGATCAAATTGGAAGCTTTTACTATTACCCCACCACAGCTTTGCATCGTGCAGCGGGTGGGTATGGTGGGATAAGTGTCCATAGTCGCGCATTGATTCCCATCCCCTTTGATGTTAACCCTGCAGACGAATTCTTCGTCCTTGTAAGTGATTGGTACACCAAAAGTCATTCCCAATTGAGGAAGCTTTTGGATAGTGGGCGCTCCGCGGGAAGGCCCAACGGAGTCATCATCAATGGCAAAAGTGGCAAAGGCGATAACAAGGACGAGCCAATGTTCACTATGACCCCTGGAAAGACGTATAGGTACAGGTTTTGTAACGTTGGCATGAAGGATTCTATCAACGTTAGAATCCAAGGACACATCATGAAATTAGTTGAGATCGAAGGATCTCACACCGTACAAAACATGTACGATTCACTTGATGTTCACCTCGGACAGTGTATGTCTGTTCTGGTAACTGCTGATAAGGACCCTAAGGATTACTTCCTCGTGGCCTCCACGCGATTCACAAAGGAACCACACACTGCTACCGCCACTATCCGTTACGGCAATGGCAAAGGCGCCCCGGCCTCATTAGAATTGCCAAAGGCTCCAATCGGTTGGGCTTGGTCACTTAACCAGTTCCGCTCATTCCGTTGGAATTTGACAGCAAGTGCAGCTAGACCTAATCCACAGGGATCCTACCACTACGGCCAGATCAACATCACGCGTACCATAAAACTAGTGAACACGGCGGGATCAGTGGATGGAAAGCTTCGATATGCAATCAACGGTGTTTCACATGTGAATCCTGAGACTCCAATTAAGTTGGCTGAGTACTATAGTGTTGCTGACAAGGTTTTCAAGTATGATATTATTAAGGATGATTATGAAGCTCCAACTGCTAAAACAGAAGAGAAGATTACACTTGCACCAAATGTAGTAAATGGCACTTATCGCAACTTTGTGGAGATCATCTTTGAGAACCACGAGAAGAGTGTTCAATCTTTTCACTTGGCTGGATACTCTTTCTTTGCTGTTGC GATTGAACCAGGGAAATGGACAGCAGAGAAGAGGAAGAACTACAACTTGCTTGATGCAGTGTCAAGGAATACCATCCAAGTTTATCCTAATTCATGGGCAGCAATCATGACTACTATTGACAATGCTGGCCTTTGGAACTTAAGGTCAAACTCTCTTGAAAGGCAATACTTAGGACAACAGCTTTACTTCAGTGTCCTCTCTCCAAAAAGAGATTTGAAAGATGAATACAATATGCCTGACAATGATATCTTGTGTGGTATTATCAAGGACATGCCTCTTCCAAAACCTTATTCCGTATAA